A single window of Rhinopithecus roxellana isolate Shanxi Qingling unplaced genomic scaffold, ASM756505v1 contig2173, whole genome shotgun sequence DNA harbors:
- the LOC115895752 gene encoding LOW QUALITY PROTEIN: protein monoglycylase TTLL8-like (The sequence of the model RefSeq protein was modified relative to this genomic sequence to represent the inferred CDS: inserted 2 bases in 2 codons), whose protein sequence is LKQGISQDLASSXRLDRYKIARQLTEKAIKEKKIFSIYGHYPVVQAALRRKGWVEKKFHFLPKXIPDVEDEGAGVTDVTCGKVKENQEMALEKTDDIHNVMSRLVKNEMPYLLWTIKRDAIDYHSLTCDQMLNHYAKTASFTTKIGLCVNMRSLPWYVPANPDSFFPRCYSLCTESEQQEFLEDFRRTMASSILKWVVSHQSCSRSGRSKPRGQREEAGSSDLSSRQDAENAEAKLRGLPGQLVDIACKVCQAYLGQLEHEDIDTSADAAEDLTEAEWEDLTQQYYSLV, encoded by the exons AATTAAAACAAGGAATTTCCCAAGACTTGGCTTCTT TCAGATTAGACAGATATAAGATAGCAAGGCAGTTAACAGAAAAAGCTATCAAG GAGAAGAAGATTTTCTCTATTTACGGACACTACCCGGTGGTCCAGGCCGCTCTGCGAAGGAAGGGCTGGGTGGAGAAGAAGTTCCACTTTTTGCCCA TCATTCCGGATGTCGAGGACGAAGGCGCTGGGGTTACTG ATGTTACATGTGGCAAAgtcaaagaaaatcaagaaatggcCTTGGAGAAAACAGACGACATCCACAACGTGATG TCTAGGTTGGTAAAAAACGAGATGCCGTACCTCCTCTGGACCATCAAGAGGGACGCCATTGACTATCACAGCCTGACCTGCGACCAGATGCTGAACCATTATGCAAAGACAGCCTCCTTCACCACCAAG ATCGGGCTGTGTGTGAACATGCGGAGCCTGCCCTGGTACGTCCCGGCCAACCCAGACTCCTTCTTCCCGCGTTGCTACAGCCTCTGCACCGAGAGCGAACAGCAGGAATTCCTGG AAGACTTCCGGCGCACCATGGCATCCAGCATCCTCAAGTGGGTGGTCAGCCACCAGAGCTGCAGCAGGAGCGGCAGGAGCAAGCCCAGGGgccagagggaggaggctgggagcaGCGACCTGAGCAGCAGGCAAG ATGCCGAAAATGCTGAGGCAAAGCTCAGGGGTCTCCCGGGGCAGCTTGTGGACATCGCGTGCAAGGTGTGCCAGGCCTACCTGGGGCAGCTGGAGCATGAGGACATCGACACGTCAGCGGACGCCGCGGAGGACCTCACCGAGGCCGAGTGGGAGGACCTGACACAGCAGTACTACTCCCTCGTTCA